A region from the Coffea eugenioides isolate CCC68of chromosome 9, Ceug_1.0, whole genome shotgun sequence genome encodes:
- the LOC113783846 gene encoding cytochrome b561 and DOMON domain-containing protein At5g47530-like isoform X3 has protein sequence MIFHCLIFVGFISFLPSTDSSISALSEKLSPTMNDDKINNVPIMELQSSKGQYKLPVPHQNLRPRNLRHHPLRLKLVRGGASFLQKVHGMVNIFGWGVLLPIGTIVARHFKKLPSNNADWYSLHILSQTSGFLLGTIGWGLGLSIRSAAKKHNMSVHGILGTIIFALATLQTRQ, from the exons ATGATTTTTcattgtctcatttttgtgGGTTTTATCTCTTTCCTACCCTCAACTGATTCCAGTATTTCTGCACTCAGCGAGAAGCTTTCTCCCACGATGAATGATGACAAGATTAATAATGTTCCTATAATGGAGTTGCAATCCAGCAAGGGGCAATACAAGCTTCCCGTTCCACATCAGAACTTGAGGCCGCGGAACCTCCGGCATCACCCTCTCCGCCTAAAATTAGTAAGGGGTGGTGCTTCATTCTTGCAGAAA GTCCATGGAATGGTCAACATTTTTGGATGGGGAGTTCTCTTGCCTATTGGTACAATAGTTGCAAGACACTTCAAGAAATTGCCTTCGAACAACGCTGATTGGTACTCTCTGCACATATTATCCCAAACATCAGGATTCCTTTTGGGCACAATTGGATGGGGCCTTGGTTTGTCTATTAGAAGTGCAGCCAAAAAGCATAATATGAGTGTCCACGGAATTCTTGGCACCATCATTTTTGCCTTGGCCACATTACAA ACAAGACAATAA
- the LOC113781999 gene encoding putative pectate lyase 2: MLAIICCFSTFQALQIKSTPDQDIGFNAIDTCWRKHGDWATNRQALADCAKGYGAGAQGGKNGATYVVTDPSDDPINPKKGTLRYGAIQREPLWIVFQGDMNLKLKDVEIFVNSYKTIDGRGARVEIGNGPCLRINDVEHVIVHGINFRKCLRGIPGLVRIDPDHLLNTSSNGVPDGDGIRILSSSHVWVDHCHFSNCADGLLDISHKSTAVTVSNNYFTQHDKAMLLGHSDKFPQDNKMYVTLVLNHFASGLTQRIPRVRYGYVHVANNKYDEWGMYAIGGSSCPTILSQANYYRAKNDSDAKQVTRRISNDSGRKNWSWNSKDDVFLNGAYFVSSGNVWTPNYSASQAFELAPGGSVPILTLHAGPLQL, encoded by the exons ATGCTAGCCATCATTTGCTGTTTCTCGACATTCCAAGCCCTTCAGATAAAAAGTACCCCAGATCAGGACATTGGTTTCAATGCGATCGATACTTGTTGGAGAAAACACGGGGATTGGGCTACCAATCGCCAAGCCTTAGCTGATTGTGCCAAAGGATATGGAGCTGGTGCCCAAGGAGGTAAAAATGGTGCCACATATGTTGTCACTGACCCTTCGGACGACCCCATCAACCCCAAAAAGGGGACACTCAGATATGGGGCAATCCAGAGGGAACCTCTTTGGATCGTCTTTCAAGGGGACATGAACCTAAAACTGAAAGACgttgaaatttttgttaataGTTACAAGACTATAGATGGAAGAGGTGCTAGAGTTGAGATTGGAAATGGACCTTGCCTTAGAATCAATGATGTGGAGCATGTTATTGTCCATGGAATCAACTTTCGTAAATGTTTGCGTGGGATACCTGGATTGGTTCGGATTGATCCTGATCATCTTCTTAACACAAGTTCTAATGGAGTACCTGACGGAGATGGCATTAGAATACTTTCATCTAGCCATGTTTGGGTTGATCATTGTCACTTTTCTAATTGTGCCGATGGTCTTCTTGACATATCCCATAAATCAACTGCCGTGACTGTGTCCAACAACTATTTCACTCAGCATGACAAg GCAATGCTGTTAGGGCATTCGGATAAGTTTCCCCAGGATAACAAGATGTATGTCACCTTGGTATTGAACCATTTTGCTTCTGGACTAACCCAAAGAATTCCTAG AGTCAGGTACGGATATGTTCATGTAGCAAACAATAAGTATGATGAATGGGGAATGTATGCTATCGGTGGCAGCTCGTGTCCAACAATACTGAGCCAAGCCAACTATTACAGAGCGAAAAATGATTCTGATGCTAAACAG GTTACCAGGAGAATTTCAAACGATTCGGGGCGGAAAAATTGGTCATGGAATTCCAAGGATGATGTATTTCTTAACGGGGCATATTTTGTTTCATCCGGGAATGTTTGGACGCCTAATTATTCTGCATCCCAAGCATTTGAATTGGCTCCAGGAGGAAGTGTACCTATTTTGACTCTTCATGCTGGTCCTCTCCAATTATAA
- the LOC113781996 gene encoding stigma-specific STIG1-like protein 1 gives MAMALAITISAAEASRDESFLGNKEGSEVADSSEISSPEDEAPMSLRGTSRFLPQKYRAKMTCNNYPRVCHIRGSPGPDCCKKKCVNVLIDRLNCGMCGKKCKYPEICCKGRCVNPLSDRRHCGSCSNKCNKGSFCVYGMCSYA, from the coding sequence ATGGCGATGGCCTTGGCCATTACCATATCAGCAGCAGAAGCATCTAGAGACGAATCATTTCTTGGCAACAAGGAAGGCTCTGAAGTAGCTGATTCCTCTGAAATTTCTTCGCCTGAAGATGAAGCACCTATGTCACTTCGTGGGACTAGCCGCTTCCTTCCCCAAAAATATAGGGCCAAAATGACATGCAACAATTACCCCAGAGTATGCCACATAAGGGGAAGTCCAGGGCCAGATTGCTGCAAGAAGAAATGTGTGAATGTTTTAATTGACAGACTAAACTGTGGCATGTGCGGGAAGAAATGCAAGTACCCAGAGATCTGTTGCAAAGGAAGGTGCGTGAATCCATTGTCAGATAGGAGACACTGTGGAAGTTGCAGCAATAAGTGCAACAAAGGTAGCTTTTGTGTTTATGGAATGTGCAGCTACGCATAG
- the LOC113783710 gene encoding putative pectate lyase 2, giving the protein MANSSFLLLLSWILICCFSTFQAHKIHITPYKTTPTNFNPISPYYPQKKAMNIIDSCWRWNPKWASNRQALADCARGFGNAALGGKNGAIYVVTDTSDDPINPKPGTLRYGATQDKPLWIIFQRDMVLKLENELMVNSYKTIDGRGVKVEIANGPCITIEGVSHVIIHGISIHDCKPGKRGMVRSSLNHVGERTGSDGDAIAVFASSNIWIDHCYLARCTDGLIDIIHASTSITVSNNYFTQHDKVMLLGHQDGYIADKVMKVTVAFNHFGPGLVQRMPRVRYGYAHVANNRYDQWLMYAIGGSSNPTILSEGNYFVASKNPDSKQVTKRDIEGGPGVWKNWKWRTSKDVFLNGAYFVQSGLGSCSPLYSASQLLSVASGFLVPSLTSDAGPLNCHPGEAC; this is encoded by the exons ATGGCAAATTCTAGTTTCTTGCTACTGCTTTCATGGATCTTAATCTGTTGTTTTTCAACCTTCCAAGCTCATAAAATTCATATCACTCCATATAAAACTACTCCGACAAATTTTAATCCCATAAGTCCATATTACCCCCAAAAGAAAGCCATGAACATAATTGATTCTTGTTGGAGATGGAACCCAAAATGGGCTTCAAATCGACAAGCCTTGGCTGATTGTGCTAGAGGGTTCGGAAACGCTGCTTTAGGAGGGAAGAACGGCGCCATATATGTTGTCACTGACACGTCCGATGACCCAATAAATCCTAAACCAGGTACACTTCGATATGGCGCTACCCAAGATAAACCCCTATGGATCATTTTCCAAAGAGACATGGTCCTCAAGCTGGAGAATGAGCTGATGGTGAACAGCTATAAGACTATTGATGGAAGGGGTGTCAAAGTTGAGATTGCCAATGGACCTTGCATCACTATTGAAGGTGTCAGCCATGTTATTATTCATGGGATCAGCATACACGACTGTAAACCTGGAAAACGTGGTATGGTCCGAAGTAGTCTGAATCATGTTGGAGAGAGAACGGGTTCTGATGGAGATGCAATTGCTGTATTTGCATCTTCTAATATTTGGATTGACCACTGCTATTTGGCTCGTTGCACCGATGGTCTTATTGACATAATCCATGCATCAACTTCCATTACTGTCTCAAACAATTACTTCACTCAGCATGACAAG GTGATGCTGCTTGGGCATCAAGATGGCTATATTGCAGACAAAGTTATGAAGGTGACAGTGGCATTCAACCATTTTGGTCCTGGATTAGTCCAAAGGATGCCAAG GGTTAGGTACGGCTATGCTCATGTAGCAAACAATAGGTATGACCAGTGGCTTATGTATGCAATTGGTGGAAGCTCAAATCCAACAATATTAAGCGAGGGAAATTACTTTGTAGCTTCAAAAAATCCCGACTCTAAACAG GTTACCAAAAGAGACATTGAAGGGGGTCCAGGAGTGTGGAAGAATTGGAAATGGAGAACCTCTAAGGATGTCTTTCTTAATGGGGCTTACTTTGTTCAATCTGGATTGGGAAGCTGCTCTCCTCTTTATTCTGCATCTCAATTATTGTCTGTTGCTTCAGGATTCTTGGTTCCTTCTTTGACTTCGGATGCTGGTCCTCTCAATTGTCATCCTGGAGAGGCATGCTGA
- the LOC113781998 gene encoding putative pectate lyase 2 — protein MASQGFHLLLIIITSLLSITFSTSQAAGPSASKPARKVMNIIDSCWRSRSNWADNRRALADCAIGFGKNAIGGKYGATYIVTDPSDNPGHPKPGTLRHGVVQTKPLWIIFARDMVITLKNELIVNSFKTIDGRGVKVEIAYGPCITVQHVSHVIIHGISIHDCKPGKAGIVQSSSTHTGRRGGSDGDGIDIFDSSYIWIDHCSLARCSDGLIDVIHASTAITISNNYFTQHDKVMLFGHNDKNTEDKAIKVTVVFNHFGPGLVQRMPRVRLGYAHVANNRYDRWEMYAIGGSANPTIFSEGNYFMAPDSPDAKQVTKREAKNGWKNWKWRSSKDKFMNGAYFVQSGYGNCAPGYNRYQNFPVADGSLVPALTADAGPMRCTTNKAC, from the exons ATGGCCTCCCAGGGTTTTCATTTGCTACTGATCATCATAACTAGTCTTCTAAGCATCACTTTCTCCACCTCCCAAGCTGCTGGCCCTAGTGCATCTAAGCCCGCCAgaaaagtcatgaatatcatagaCTCTTGCTGGCGAAGCAGGTCTAACTGGGCAGATAACCGGCGTGCATTGGCCGATTGCGCTATAGGCTTCGGCAAGAATGCAATCGGTGGAAAATATGGTGCAACATATATCGTCACAGATCCATCCGATAATCCGGGACACCCAAAACCGGGCACTCTTAGACACGGTGTTGTACAGACAAAACCATTGTGGATTATATTTGCTAGGGACATGGTTATAACTCTGAAAAATGAGCTGATAGTAAATAGTTTTAAGACCATTGATGGGAGAGGGGTGAAAGTGGAGATTGCTTATGGACCATGCATCACAGTACAACATGTTAGCCATGTGATTATTCATGGGATTAGCATTCATGACTGTAAGCCAGGGAAGGCTGGCATTGTCCAGAGCAGTTCAACCCACACAGGCCGCCGTGGTGGCTCGGACGGAGATGGCATTGATATCTTCGATTCTTCCTATATATGGATTGATCATTGCTCTCTTGCGAGGTGCAGCGATGGCCTCATTGACGTtatccatgcttccactgccaTTACCATTTCCAATAACTATTTTACTCAGCATGATAAG GTGATGTTATTTGGGCACAACGATAAGAACACAGAAGATAAAGCCATAAAAGTTACGGTAGTCTTCAACCATTTTGGTCCTGGTCTTGTGCAGAGGATGCCAAG GGTTAGGCTAGGTTATGCGCACGTGGCAAATAACAGGTACGATAGATGGGAGATGTATGCAATTGGTGGAAGTGCCAATCCAACCATTTTCAGCGAAGGGAACTATTTCATGGCTCCGGACAGTCCTGATGCTAAACAA GTGACGAAGAGAGAGGctaaaaatggttggaaaaattggaaatGGAGGTCCTCCAAAGATAAATTCATGAATGGAGCATATTTTGTTCAATCTGGATATGGAAACTGTGCGCCTGGTTACAACAGATATCAGAATTTTCCGGTGGCCGATGGTTCGTTGGTACCTGCTTTAACAGCTGATGCAGGCCCCATGCGCTGCACTACGAATAAAGCTTGTTAG
- the LOC113781997 gene encoding putative pectate lyase 2 has protein sequence MAKSGAFFLAVSWTILIYGFFFEGLVYGFQPLQAQKIHSIPQNNTNSKTQTLNAIDSCWRSNPKWDSNRQALANCAKGFGSDALGGKNGRIYVVTNPSDDPINPKPGTLRFGAIQYEPLWIIFQRDMVLKLENELIMNSYKTIDGRGVKVEIANGPCITIQNVSHVIIHGISIHSCTVGKRGLVRSTPDHVGLRLGSDGDAITVFTSSHVWIDHNYLANCADGLVDVVSGSTSVTISNNYYTQHEEVMLFGHRDGNIEDQIMKVTVVFNHFGYGLVQRIPRVRVGYAHVANNFYEPWLFYAIGGSSNPTILSEGNYFIAPNRTDTKQVTRRDNAGGPNNWKNWNWRSLDDVFVNGAYFVQSGNGSCYPNYNGSQVFTVASGDLVPSLTSDAGPLKCYPGVAC, from the exons ATGGCCAAGTCTGGTGCATTCTTCCTAGCGGTTTCATGGACAATCTTGAtatatggatttttttttgagggTTTGGTATATGGATTTCAACCCCTTCAAGCTCAAAAAATACATAGTATTCCTCAAAATAATACCAATTCCAAAACTCAGACCCTTAATGCAATTGATTCTTGTTGGAGATCAAACCCAAAATGGGATTCAAATCGCCAAGCTTTGGCTAATTGTGCTAAAGGTTTTGGAAGTGATGCCCTTGGAGGGAAGAATGGTAGGATATATGTTGTCACCAACCCCTCTGATGACCCTATAAATCCCAAGCCAGGTACACTCAGATTTGGTGCGATCCAATATGAACCGTTATGGATCATTTTTCAAAGAGACATGGTCCTTAAGCTGGAGAACGAGCTGATAATGAATAGTTACAAGACTATAGATGGAAGAGGAGTCAAAGTTGAGATTGCAAATGGACCGTGCATCACAATTCAAAATGTGAGCCATGTTATTATTCATGGGATTAGCATCCATAGCTGCACGGTAGGGAAACGGGGGCTGGTTCGAAGCACCCCAGATCACGTCGGCCTCAGATTGGGTTCTGATGGAGATGCAATTACTGTATTCACATCTTCTCATGTTTGGATTGATCACAACTATTTAGCTAATTGTGCGGACGGCCTCGTGGATGTAGTCAGTGGTTCGACATCTGTGACTATCTCCAACAATTACTACACTCAGCATGAGGAG GTGATGCTTTTTGGACATCGAGATGGCAATATTGAGGACCAAATTATGAAGGTGACCGTTGTATTTAACCATTTTGGTTATGGATTAGTTCAAAGAATTCCAAG GGTTAGGGTCGGCTATGCTCATGTAGCAAACAATTTCTACGAGCCGTGGCTTTTCTACGCAATTGGTGGAAGCTCAAATCCAACAATACTTAGCGAGGGGAATTACTTTATAGCTCCAAACCGTACTGATACCAAACAA GTTACCAGGAGAGACAATGCTGGTGGTCCgaacaattggaagaattggAATTGGAGATCCCTCGACGATGTGTTTGTGAATGGGGCTTATTTTGTTCAGTCTGGAAATGGAAGCTGCTACCCTAATTATAATGGATCTCAAGTATTTACTGTGGCTTCAGGAGATTTGGTTCCTTCTTTGACATCGGATGCAGGTCCCCTCAAATGCTATCCTGGAGTTGCGTGCTGA
- the LOC113782995 gene encoding uncharacterized protein LOC113782995 produces the protein MVSTYMGRSRWDMINLLLPGHPCFIFLLLSLLVIPSLTGLTEAQSKLCRTSCGDIPINYPFGIDDGCGSPYYRHLFVCSTSGQLEFMTPSGRYPIRNITYSDPHILLTDPFMWNCQDGNNFRPTRPFSLDTSTHFTLSSQNDYLFFNCSENYVIMEPKPMFCERFPEQCDSACDSSSYLCRHLPECASALRSSSCCSYYPKATESLRLMLRHCSTYASVYWRNLGVTPPFNQIPEYGIRVDFEIPVTMRCLQCQDTAKGGGICGFDTETQNFLCLCQKGNATTFCKDRNNSQHSRVVAGTVTAVSVAGAIGIGAGIWFLRKVRTKAPVTHGVQSNENRLF, from the exons ATGGTTTCTACATACATGGGAAGATCCAGATGGGATATGATCAATTTACTACTCCCTGGTCATCCCTGCTTTATttttttgcttctttctttACTTGTAATTCCATCTTTAACAGGTCTTACAGAAGCACAATCAAAGCTCTGCAGAACGTCTTGTGGTGATATACCAATCAACTATCCCTTTGGCATTGATGATGGCTGTGGCAGTCCATACTACAGACACCTCTTTGTCTGCTCAACTTCAGGACAACTTGAGTTCATGACTCCTTCAGGGAGATATCCAATTCGAAATATAACCTATTCTGACCCTCATATTCTTTTAACAGATCCTTTCATGTGGAACTGCCAAGATGGCAACAACTTTCGTCCCACCAGGCCGTTCAGTCTAGACACCAGCACGCATTTCACACTTTCATCCCAAAATGACTACCTCTTCTTCAATTGTAGTGAAAACTATGTGATAATGGAACCAAAGCCTATGTTCTGTGAGCGATTCCCTGAGCAATGTGATTCTGCTTGTGACAGTTCCAGTTACCTCTGCCGACACCTTCCAGAATGTGCATCTGCATTGAGGAGTAGTTCATGCTGCTCTTACTATCCAAAAGCTACCGAATCGTTAAGGTTGATGCTGAGGCATTGCTCAACTTACGCGAGCGTCTACTGGAGAAATCTTGGTGTAACTCCACCATTTAATCAGATCCCTGAATATGGTATACGAGTTGATTTTGAGATTCCGGTGACAATGCGTTGCCTTCAGTGCCAGGATACGGCTAAGGGTGGTGGTATTTGTGGGTTTGACACAGAAACACAGAATTTCTTGTGCCTCTGTCAGAAAGGGAATGCTACCACTTTCTGTAAAG ATCGCAATAATTCTCAGCATTCGAGAGTAGTTGCAG GTACGGTAACAGCAGTTTCAGTTGCTGGAGCGATTGGAATCGGCGCTGGCATATGGTTCTTGAGGAAAGTGAGGACAAAAGCTCCTGTAACCCACGGCGTGCAGAGCAATGAAAATAGACTCTTTTGA
- the LOC113782000 gene encoding probable pectate lyase 4: protein MCYFHIITQAYQTKSTQNISSFPNSYPSEVGSGFNVIDSCWRKDSKWASNRQKLADCGKGYGADARGGKNGAIYVVTDPSDHPIHPKKGTLRYGAIQKRPLWIIFKRDMSITLEGGELFISSYKTIDGRGARVEIANGPCLRLDNVSHVIIHGITIHNCLRGRLDLVRRDPDHLVNTSTIGQSDGDGIRVTSSSKIWIDHCYLSKCGDGLLDITQGSAAVTVSNNYFTQHNKVMLLGHSNMYPKDKKMHVTVVFNHFASGLGQRMPRVRYGYAHVANNKYDEWGFYAIGGSSHPTILSEGNHYTAQNDPRTKEVTKRISHDRRWKKWSWKSKNDLFFNGAYFVSSGKFWRPDYSRSQAFKVASAKGVPTSLTRDAGPLRCVENLPCRN, encoded by the exons ATGTGTTATTTCCATATAATAACTCAAGCCTACCAGACAAAAAGTACCCAAAACATATCCTCTTTCCCAAACTCCTATCCATCTGAAGTCGGCAGCGGTTTCAACGTTATCGATAGTTGTTGGAGAAAAGACAGCAAGTGGGCCTCCAATCGCCAAAAATTAGCTGATTGTGGCAAAGGATATGGAGCTGATGCCCGAGGAGGCAAAAATGGTGCCATATATGTTGTCACTGACCCTTCTGACCACCCGATCCATCCCAAAAAGGGGACACTCAGATATGGTGCAATTCAAAAAAGACCTCTTTGGATCATCTTTAAACGGGACATGAGCATAACCTTGGAAGGTGGTGAACTTTTTATTAGTAGTTACAAGACTATCGATGGAAGGGGTGCCAGGGTTGAGATTGCAAACGGACCTTGCCTCAGACTCGATAACGTGAGCCATGTTATTATCCATGGGATCACTATTCATAATTGTTTGCGTGGGAGACTTGACTTGGTTCGTCGTGATCCCGATCATCTTGTTAATACAAGTACCATTGGGCAATCTGATGGAGATGGCATTCGAGTGACTTCATCTAGCAAAATCTGGATTGATCATTGCTACCTTTCAAAATGTGGAGATGGTCTTCTTGACATAACTCAAGGATCAGCTGCCGTCACCGTATCCAACAACTATTTCACACAGCATAACAAG GTGATGCTGTTAGGGCATTCAAATATGTATCCTAAGGACAAAAAGATGCATGTTACCGTGGTATTCAACCATTTTGCTTCTGGACTAGGCCAAAGAATGCCAAG GGTTAGGTATGGATATGCTCATGTAGCAAATAATAAGTACGATGAATGGGGGTTTTATGCTATCGGTGGGAGCTCGCATCCAACAATACTGAGCGAAGGCAACCACTACACTGCACAAAATGATCCTCGTACTAAAGAG GTTACTAAGAGAATATCACATGATCGGAGGTGGAAGAAGTGGTCATGGAAATCCAAGAATGATTTATTTTTTAACGGGGCATATTTTGTTTCATCTGGGAAATTTTGGAGACCTGATTATTCTAGATCTCAAGCATTTAAGGTGGCTTCGGCAAAAGGAGTTCCTACTAGTTTGACTCGTGATGCTGGCCCTCTCCGCTGTGTTGAAAATCTTCCATGTAGAAATTGA